In one window of Macrotis lagotis isolate mMagLag1 chromosome 5, bilby.v1.9.chrom.fasta, whole genome shotgun sequence DNA:
- the CYP21A2 gene encoding steroid 21-hydroxylase isoform X5, producing the protein MDAGQLVSENDQDLSLGDYTPLWKAQRKLARSALVYVQNNMEPLMGQMVQDLCKGLLDQAGSPVSISEEFSMFTCSIICFLSFGEKRESSVQEINSLIKELMKTWDSWQVQFLNIIPFLRFFPNPGLRKLRQMIKKRDRIVQKQLRWHKETMVEGQIRDLTDYMLQKLREQGEGPSQLSEGHVHMTLVDVFIGGMETIASTLTWAVAFLLHHPEIQKRLQEELDQELGPGFSGSSPKYRDRARFPLLNATITEVLRLRPVAPLALPHTTKQSSNICGFDIPKNTIVIPNIYGAHHDDSVWEQSCEFRPDRFLEPELSSPGIPFSCGARVCLGEALARLELFLILAHLLHAFTLLPMNESSDALPSLKPTFGIVSKAQDFQVRLLPREARVGVITSGSPL; encoded by the exons ATGGATGCAG gCCAACTGGTAAGTGAGAATGATCAGGACCTGTCTCTGGGGGATTACACACCACTTTGGAAGGCCCAAAGGAAGCTGGCCCGTTCTGCTCTTGTGTATGTCCAGAATAACATGGAGCCTCTCATGGGGCAGATGGTACAGGACTTATGTAAG GGGCTCCTTGATCAGGCTGGCTCTCCTGTGAGCATATCTGAGGAGTTTTCCATGTTCACTTGTAGCATCATCTGCTTCCTCAGTTTTGGGGAAAAG AGAGAATCTTCAGTTCAGGAAATTAACAGCTTAATCAAGGAATTGATGAAAACCTGGGACTCTTGGCAAGTCCAGTTCTTGAACATCATACCCTTTCTCAGG tttttcCCCAACCCTGGTCTCAGGAAGCTGAGACAGATGATAAAGAAACGGGACAGGATTGTGCAGAAGCAGTTGAGATGGCACAAG GAGACAATGGTAGAAGGACAGATTCGGGATTTGACTGATTACATGCTACAAAAGCTAAGGGAGCAAGGAGAGGGGCCAAGTCAACTTTCTGAGGGACATGTGCACATGACCTTGGTGGACGTCTTCATTGGGGGCATGGAGACCATAGCATCCACCCTCACCTGGGCTGTGGCCTTCCTGCTTCATCACCCAGAG ATACAGAAGAGGTTGCAAGAAGAATTGGATCAAGAACTAGGGCCAGGTTTTTCAGGAAGCTCTCCCAAGTATCGAGACAGAGCTCGGTTCCCCTTGCTCAATGCTACTATTACTGAGGTGCTCCGGCTGAGACCTGTAGCCCCTTTGGCCCTTCCACACACCACCAAACAATCCAGCAA CATATGTGGCTTTGACATCCCTAAGAACACTATTGTTATCCCCAACATCTATGGTGCTCATCATGATGACAGTGTCTGGGAGCAGTCTTGTGAATTCCGGCCTG ATCGTTTCTTGGAGCCAGAACTGAGCTCACCTGGGATCCCATTCAGCTGTGGGGCCAGGGTATGCCTGGGGGAAGCCCTTGCTCGCTTAGAGCTCTTCCTGATCCTGGCCCACCTGCTCCATGCTTTCACACTGCTGCCTATGAATGAGAGCAGTGATGCCCTGCCTTCTCTGAAACCTACCTTTGGGATAGTTTCAAAGGCCCAAGACTTTCAGGTGCGACTGCTGCCCAGGGAAGCCAGGGTTGGAGTAATAACCTCTGGCTCTCCACTATAA
- the CYP21A2 gene encoding steroid 21-hydroxylase isoform X4 — MDAEVVVLNSKKAIEEAFIKKWMDFPGRPQTFTSQLVSENDQDLSLGDYTPLWKAQRKLARSALVYVQNNMEPLMGQMVQDLCKGLLDQAGSPVSISEEFSMFTCSIICFLSFGEKRESSVQEINSLIKELMKTWDSWQVQFLNIIPFLRFFPNPGLRKLRQMIKKRDRIVQKQLRWHKETMVEGQIRDLTDYMLQKLREQGEGPSQLSEGHVHMTLVDVFIGGMETIASTLTWAVAFLLHHPEIQKRLQEELDQELGPGFSGSSPKYRDRARFPLLNATITEVLRLRPVAPLALPHTTKQSSNICGFDIPKNTIVIPNIYGAHHDDSVWEQSCEFRPDRFLEPELSSPGIPFSCGARVCLGEALARLELFLILAHLLHAFTLLPMNESSDALPSLKPTFGIVSKAQDFQVRLLPREARVGVITSGSPL, encoded by the exons ATGGATGCAG aGGTAGTGGTGCTGAACTCCAAGAAGGCAATTGAGGAGGCCTTCATCAAGAAATGGATGGATTTTCCAGGGAGACCCCAAACATTCACTA gCCAACTGGTAAGTGAGAATGATCAGGACCTGTCTCTGGGGGATTACACACCACTTTGGAAGGCCCAAAGGAAGCTGGCCCGTTCTGCTCTTGTGTATGTCCAGAATAACATGGAGCCTCTCATGGGGCAGATGGTACAGGACTTATGTAAG GGGCTCCTTGATCAGGCTGGCTCTCCTGTGAGCATATCTGAGGAGTTTTCCATGTTCACTTGTAGCATCATCTGCTTCCTCAGTTTTGGGGAAAAG AGAGAATCTTCAGTTCAGGAAATTAACAGCTTAATCAAGGAATTGATGAAAACCTGGGACTCTTGGCAAGTCCAGTTCTTGAACATCATACCCTTTCTCAGG tttttcCCCAACCCTGGTCTCAGGAAGCTGAGACAGATGATAAAGAAACGGGACAGGATTGTGCAGAAGCAGTTGAGATGGCACAAG GAGACAATGGTAGAAGGACAGATTCGGGATTTGACTGATTACATGCTACAAAAGCTAAGGGAGCAAGGAGAGGGGCCAAGTCAACTTTCTGAGGGACATGTGCACATGACCTTGGTGGACGTCTTCATTGGGGGCATGGAGACCATAGCATCCACCCTCACCTGGGCTGTGGCCTTCCTGCTTCATCACCCAGAG ATACAGAAGAGGTTGCAAGAAGAATTGGATCAAGAACTAGGGCCAGGTTTTTCAGGAAGCTCTCCCAAGTATCGAGACAGAGCTCGGTTCCCCTTGCTCAATGCTACTATTACTGAGGTGCTCCGGCTGAGACCTGTAGCCCCTTTGGCCCTTCCACACACCACCAAACAATCCAGCAA CATATGTGGCTTTGACATCCCTAAGAACACTATTGTTATCCCCAACATCTATGGTGCTCATCATGATGACAGTGTCTGGGAGCAGTCTTGTGAATTCCGGCCTG ATCGTTTCTTGGAGCCAGAACTGAGCTCACCTGGGATCCCATTCAGCTGTGGGGCCAGGGTATGCCTGGGGGAAGCCCTTGCTCGCTTAGAGCTCTTCCTGATCCTGGCCCACCTGCTCCATGCTTTCACACTGCTGCCTATGAATGAGAGCAGTGATGCCCTGCCTTCTCTGAAACCTACCTTTGGGATAGTTTCAAAGGCCCAAGACTTTCAGGTGCGACTGCTGCCCAGGGAAGCCAGGGTTGGAGTAATAACCTCTGGCTCTCCACTATAA
- the CYP21A2 gene encoding steroid 21-hydroxylase isoform X2 → MVPGSFKLIADTQSPKLSAKLAWEKKVPGFLHLIQADLPIHLLSLAQKYGPLYRLHLGIQEVVVLNSKKAIEEAFIKKWMDFPGRPQTFTSQLVSENDQDLSLGDYTPLWKAQRKLARSALVYVQNNMEPLMGQMVQDLCKGLLDQAGSPVSISEEFSMFTCSIICFLSFGEKRESSVQEINSLIKELMKTWDSWQVQFLNIIPFLRFFPNPGLRKLRQMIKKRDRIVQKQLRWHKETMVEGQIRDLTDYMLQKLREQGEGPSQLSEGHVHMTLVDVFIGGMETIASTLTWAVAFLLHHPEIQKRLQEELDQELGPGFSGSSPKYRDRARFPLLNATITEVLRLRPVAPLALPHTTKQSSNICGFDIPKNTIVIPNIYGAHHDDSVWEQSCEFRPDRFLEPELSSPGIPFSCGARVCLGEALARLELFLILAHLLHAFTLLPMNESSDALPSLKPTFGIVSKAQDFQVRLLPREARVGVITSGSPL, encoded by the exons ATGGTTCCTGGAAGCTTCAAGCTGATTGCAGATACTCAAAGTCCAAAACTCTCTGCAAAGCTTGCATGGGAGAAAAAAG TCCCTGGCTTTCTCCATCTCATTCAAGCTGATCTCCCAATTCATTTGCTGAGTCTTGCACAAAAATATGGGCCACTCTATCGTCTACATCTTGGGATACAAG aGGTAGTGGTGCTGAACTCCAAGAAGGCAATTGAGGAGGCCTTCATCAAGAAATGGATGGATTTTCCAGGGAGACCCCAAACATTCACTA gCCAACTGGTAAGTGAGAATGATCAGGACCTGTCTCTGGGGGATTACACACCACTTTGGAAGGCCCAAAGGAAGCTGGCCCGTTCTGCTCTTGTGTATGTCCAGAATAACATGGAGCCTCTCATGGGGCAGATGGTACAGGACTTATGTAAG GGGCTCCTTGATCAGGCTGGCTCTCCTGTGAGCATATCTGAGGAGTTTTCCATGTTCACTTGTAGCATCATCTGCTTCCTCAGTTTTGGGGAAAAG AGAGAATCTTCAGTTCAGGAAATTAACAGCTTAATCAAGGAATTGATGAAAACCTGGGACTCTTGGCAAGTCCAGTTCTTGAACATCATACCCTTTCTCAGG tttttcCCCAACCCTGGTCTCAGGAAGCTGAGACAGATGATAAAGAAACGGGACAGGATTGTGCAGAAGCAGTTGAGATGGCACAAG GAGACAATGGTAGAAGGACAGATTCGGGATTTGACTGATTACATGCTACAAAAGCTAAGGGAGCAAGGAGAGGGGCCAAGTCAACTTTCTGAGGGACATGTGCACATGACCTTGGTGGACGTCTTCATTGGGGGCATGGAGACCATAGCATCCACCCTCACCTGGGCTGTGGCCTTCCTGCTTCATCACCCAGAG ATACAGAAGAGGTTGCAAGAAGAATTGGATCAAGAACTAGGGCCAGGTTTTTCAGGAAGCTCTCCCAAGTATCGAGACAGAGCTCGGTTCCCCTTGCTCAATGCTACTATTACTGAGGTGCTCCGGCTGAGACCTGTAGCCCCTTTGGCCCTTCCACACACCACCAAACAATCCAGCAA CATATGTGGCTTTGACATCCCTAAGAACACTATTGTTATCCCCAACATCTATGGTGCTCATCATGATGACAGTGTCTGGGAGCAGTCTTGTGAATTCCGGCCTG ATCGTTTCTTGGAGCCAGAACTGAGCTCACCTGGGATCCCATTCAGCTGTGGGGCCAGGGTATGCCTGGGGGAAGCCCTTGCTCGCTTAGAGCTCTTCCTGATCCTGGCCCACCTGCTCCATGCTTTCACACTGCTGCCTATGAATGAGAGCAGTGATGCCCTGCCTTCTCTGAAACCTACCTTTGGGATAGTTTCAAAGGCCCAAGACTTTCAGGTGCGACTGCTGCCCAGGGAAGCCAGGGTTGGAGTAATAACCTCTGGCTCTCCACTATAA
- the CYP21A2 gene encoding steroid 21-hydroxylase isoform X3: protein MVPGSFKLIADTQSPKLSAKLAWEKKEVVVLNSKKAIEEAFIKKWMDFPGRPQTFTSQLVSENDQDLSLGDYTPLWKAQRKLARSALVYVQNNMEPLMGQMVQDLCKGLLDQAGSPVSISEEFSMFTCSIICFLSFGEKRESSVQEINSLIKELMKTWDSWQVQFLNIIPFLRFFPNPGLRKLRQMIKKRDRIVQKQLRWHKETMVEGQIRDLTDYMLQKLREQGEGPSQLSEGHVHMTLVDVFIGGMETIASTLTWAVAFLLHHPEIQKRLQEELDQELGPGFSGSSPKYRDRARFPLLNATITEVLRLRPVAPLALPHTTKQSSNICGFDIPKNTIVIPNIYGAHHDDSVWEQSCEFRPDRFLEPELSSPGIPFSCGARVCLGEALARLELFLILAHLLHAFTLLPMNESSDALPSLKPTFGIVSKAQDFQVRLLPREARVGVITSGSPL, encoded by the exons ATGGTTCCTGGAAGCTTCAAGCTGATTGCAGATACTCAAAGTCCAAAACTCTCTGCAAAGCTTGCATGGGAGAAAAAAG aGGTAGTGGTGCTGAACTCCAAGAAGGCAATTGAGGAGGCCTTCATCAAGAAATGGATGGATTTTCCAGGGAGACCCCAAACATTCACTA gCCAACTGGTAAGTGAGAATGATCAGGACCTGTCTCTGGGGGATTACACACCACTTTGGAAGGCCCAAAGGAAGCTGGCCCGTTCTGCTCTTGTGTATGTCCAGAATAACATGGAGCCTCTCATGGGGCAGATGGTACAGGACTTATGTAAG GGGCTCCTTGATCAGGCTGGCTCTCCTGTGAGCATATCTGAGGAGTTTTCCATGTTCACTTGTAGCATCATCTGCTTCCTCAGTTTTGGGGAAAAG AGAGAATCTTCAGTTCAGGAAATTAACAGCTTAATCAAGGAATTGATGAAAACCTGGGACTCTTGGCAAGTCCAGTTCTTGAACATCATACCCTTTCTCAGG tttttcCCCAACCCTGGTCTCAGGAAGCTGAGACAGATGATAAAGAAACGGGACAGGATTGTGCAGAAGCAGTTGAGATGGCACAAG GAGACAATGGTAGAAGGACAGATTCGGGATTTGACTGATTACATGCTACAAAAGCTAAGGGAGCAAGGAGAGGGGCCAAGTCAACTTTCTGAGGGACATGTGCACATGACCTTGGTGGACGTCTTCATTGGGGGCATGGAGACCATAGCATCCACCCTCACCTGGGCTGTGGCCTTCCTGCTTCATCACCCAGAG ATACAGAAGAGGTTGCAAGAAGAATTGGATCAAGAACTAGGGCCAGGTTTTTCAGGAAGCTCTCCCAAGTATCGAGACAGAGCTCGGTTCCCCTTGCTCAATGCTACTATTACTGAGGTGCTCCGGCTGAGACCTGTAGCCCCTTTGGCCCTTCCACACACCACCAAACAATCCAGCAA CATATGTGGCTTTGACATCCCTAAGAACACTATTGTTATCCCCAACATCTATGGTGCTCATCATGATGACAGTGTCTGGGAGCAGTCTTGTGAATTCCGGCCTG ATCGTTTCTTGGAGCCAGAACTGAGCTCACCTGGGATCCCATTCAGCTGTGGGGCCAGGGTATGCCTGGGGGAAGCCCTTGCTCGCTTAGAGCTCTTCCTGATCCTGGCCCACCTGCTCCATGCTTTCACACTGCTGCCTATGAATGAGAGCAGTGATGCCCTGCCTTCTCTGAAACCTACCTTTGGGATAGTTTCAAAGGCCCAAGACTTTCAGGTGCGACTGCTGCCCAGGGAAGCCAGGGTTGGAGTAATAACCTCTGGCTCTCCACTATAA
- the CYP21A2 gene encoding steroid 21-hydroxylase isoform X1, whose amino-acid sequence MLLSVILLLVLLAALGWLWMQVSVSPHHFPPLVPGFLHLIQADLPIHLLSLAQKYGPLYRLHLGIQEVVVLNSKKAIEEAFIKKWMDFPGRPQTFTSQLVSENDQDLSLGDYTPLWKAQRKLARSALVYVQNNMEPLMGQMVQDLCKGLLDQAGSPVSISEEFSMFTCSIICFLSFGEKRESSVQEINSLIKELMKTWDSWQVQFLNIIPFLRFFPNPGLRKLRQMIKKRDRIVQKQLRWHKETMVEGQIRDLTDYMLQKLREQGEGPSQLSEGHVHMTLVDVFIGGMETIASTLTWAVAFLLHHPEIQKRLQEELDQELGPGFSGSSPKYRDRARFPLLNATITEVLRLRPVAPLALPHTTKQSSNICGFDIPKNTIVIPNIYGAHHDDSVWEQSCEFRPDRFLEPELSSPGIPFSCGARVCLGEALARLELFLILAHLLHAFTLLPMNESSDALPSLKPTFGIVSKAQDFQVRLLPREARVGVITSGSPL is encoded by the exons ATGCTGCTTTCTGTGATCCTGCTGCTGGTCCTGCTAGCTGCCTTAGGGTGGCTATGGATGCAGGTGAGTGTCTCACCCCATCATTTCCCACCTCTAGTCCCTGGCTTTCTCCATCTCATTCAAGCTGATCTCCCAATTCATTTGCTGAGTCTTGCACAAAAATATGGGCCACTCTATCGTCTACATCTTGGGATACAAG aGGTAGTGGTGCTGAACTCCAAGAAGGCAATTGAGGAGGCCTTCATCAAGAAATGGATGGATTTTCCAGGGAGACCCCAAACATTCACTA gCCAACTGGTAAGTGAGAATGATCAGGACCTGTCTCTGGGGGATTACACACCACTTTGGAAGGCCCAAAGGAAGCTGGCCCGTTCTGCTCTTGTGTATGTCCAGAATAACATGGAGCCTCTCATGGGGCAGATGGTACAGGACTTATGTAAG GGGCTCCTTGATCAGGCTGGCTCTCCTGTGAGCATATCTGAGGAGTTTTCCATGTTCACTTGTAGCATCATCTGCTTCCTCAGTTTTGGGGAAAAG AGAGAATCTTCAGTTCAGGAAATTAACAGCTTAATCAAGGAATTGATGAAAACCTGGGACTCTTGGCAAGTCCAGTTCTTGAACATCATACCCTTTCTCAGG tttttcCCCAACCCTGGTCTCAGGAAGCTGAGACAGATGATAAAGAAACGGGACAGGATTGTGCAGAAGCAGTTGAGATGGCACAAG GAGACAATGGTAGAAGGACAGATTCGGGATTTGACTGATTACATGCTACAAAAGCTAAGGGAGCAAGGAGAGGGGCCAAGTCAACTTTCTGAGGGACATGTGCACATGACCTTGGTGGACGTCTTCATTGGGGGCATGGAGACCATAGCATCCACCCTCACCTGGGCTGTGGCCTTCCTGCTTCATCACCCAGAG ATACAGAAGAGGTTGCAAGAAGAATTGGATCAAGAACTAGGGCCAGGTTTTTCAGGAAGCTCTCCCAAGTATCGAGACAGAGCTCGGTTCCCCTTGCTCAATGCTACTATTACTGAGGTGCTCCGGCTGAGACCTGTAGCCCCTTTGGCCCTTCCACACACCACCAAACAATCCAGCAA CATATGTGGCTTTGACATCCCTAAGAACACTATTGTTATCCCCAACATCTATGGTGCTCATCATGATGACAGTGTCTGGGAGCAGTCTTGTGAATTCCGGCCTG ATCGTTTCTTGGAGCCAGAACTGAGCTCACCTGGGATCCCATTCAGCTGTGGGGCCAGGGTATGCCTGGGGGAAGCCCTTGCTCGCTTAGAGCTCTTCCTGATCCTGGCCCACCTGCTCCATGCTTTCACACTGCTGCCTATGAATGAGAGCAGTGATGCCCTGCCTTCTCTGAAACCTACCTTTGGGATAGTTTCAAAGGCCCAAGACTTTCAGGTGCGACTGCTGCCCAGGGAAGCCAGGGTTGGAGTAATAACCTCTGGCTCTCCACTATAA